The genomic window gccatgccactgatgcgtcgtgaaacactTGTTTGATGAAGCCATTGTTTAGTTGGCTTTTTCccacagcattgtcccagccatatccacagcagcaggaagaattaagtcctccacaatagaaTGGGGCTTGCCtatcctagccactcggtagctcaccatataagatgcttctagccccttcttatttatggtatctgttgctttatTACATGTCTTACTCTTCAAAAGTCATCTTTATTCTCACCTAAACTCATTTTcacattgttttgtttttaaatgtctgcgcaagattTCTCACGAGAGAGTAAAGGTTTTGATtggttaattatttgactaggctacctgtttgACTTAttcactgaacactagatggtttaactTTATTCTTGGCAGTGAAACTAGGCTACTCGGGTTAGAAAAAAATATCACCCAAATGTATAACCCTGttgaaaaatataaatgtactgtttgaaaatgtgaagattaaaaatttaaaaaaaataataaatacaattatcACAATTTGTATTGGTTGTACCCCTGGGGGTACAGACTAATGGTGGGGTCTCAGAGCAGATGTCTTAGATTTGAATATTGGCGACGTCGCCAGGTCTCTGCTGTCACTATCCGGCCTGTCTGATTGCCGTCGAACACGTGACCAGCAGCTGTTGTCAGCATTGAGGTTTTAACATGAGTCGCCCTATAAATACCTCTGTGCGCTTCCAGGAGTAAATCAATTGGAGGCAAATGGTCAAACTCAAGAGACACGAAAACAAACTCTCAGTCCCAGAGATTGACATTTACCTAAACATCATGCCTAATCTTTCATGATCAAGGCACAAAGGAAAGGCTGTTTACATGCACAAAGATTGCATGTAACATGTCAGTCATCCCAATTGAATTAATGTGGGGTTTTGCCTTGGGGGGCAGATTTTGTGTCTGGTGTAGTGCTTGTGTGCCTGATGCCACTGTTAACCTTTTGGGATGACAGTTGGCAGCTGTCAATGCATCTGGGCTGGTCCAGGTGGCACACAGTGGCAGGAGAACTGGCTGCCCAGCCAGCTCCCTAGAAGAGCTCAAGGCAGCCCATATCATGTCCTCAGGCACTGTTAGACATCTGTGTTTACCAAAATACTTAATGCGAGTTGTGCCTTGGTCATGGTATGTGTACACACTTGTGGATCAGTCACTGTGGATATGAGTGCCACATTTAAAAGtaagtggacaccccttcaaattagtggattcggctatttcagctacacccgttgctgacaggtgtataacatcgagcacacagccatgcgatctccaaagacaaacattggcagtagaatggccttactgaagagctcagtgactttcaacgtggcaccgtcataggatgctacctttccaacaagtcagtttgtcaaatttctgccctgctagagctgccccactcaactgtaagggctgttattgggaagtggaaacgtctaggagcaacaactgctcagctgCAAAAtgttaggccacacaagttcacagaacgggaccgccgaatgCTGGAACGTGTTATAATGGTctccctaccgagttccaaacagcCCCTGGAAgcacgtcagcacaagaactgtttgtcaggagctgaaatgggtttccatggtcgagcagccgcacacaagcctaagatcaccatgtgcaatgccaagcgttggctggagtgatgtaaaacTCGCCGCCATTGGGCTCGAGCAGTGAAAACACATTGTCTGTAGTGATgattcacgcttcaccatctaccAGTCagtggatgaatctgggtttggcagatgccaagaAAACTACCTGCcttaatgcatagtgccaacggtaaagtttggtggagtaggaataatggtatggggttatttttcatggttcgggctaggccccttagttccagtgaagggaaatgttaacgctacagcatacaatgacattctcaaTGATTCTGTGCTTACAACTTTGTGGCACCAGTTtgacagcatgacaatgctcccgtgcaCAAATAGAGGTCCCTACAGAAACTGTTTGTCGAGATCTAATCGCTCAACAaaagtgcccgacctcactaatgctctcgtggctgaatggaagcaagaccctgcagcaatgttccaacatctagtggaaagcattcccagaagagtggaggttgttatagcagcaaagggaggaccaactctatattaatgcccatgattttggaattaatTATTTgaaaagcaggtgtccacatacttttgatcatttAGTGTGTCATTTTGCTTGGTTGCCCAGCTGGTTGACTGTTCTGCTCTTGTTTCAGTAGCCGGATAGAGCTGGGGGACGTTACGCCCCACAACATTAAACAGTTGAAACGCCTCAACCAGGTCATCTTTCCCGTCAGCTACAATGACAAGTTCTACAAGGACGTGCTCGAAGTGGGAGAGCTCGCCAAGCTAGGTAAGACGAGACGGGCTTGCCCAATGACGTAGTCCCTTGTAGTCTGATATTGATGCACTTGTTTTGGTTGTTTACTTATGGAGTGTTGTGAGAAAATGCTACATGCCACTGATGTGTAATACCTCTGACCCCTATGTTTGTAGCATACTTCAATGACATTGCGGTGGGGGCAGTGTGCTGCAGAGTGGACCACTCTCAGAACCAGAAGAGACTGTATATCATGACACTGGGCTGCCTAGCGCCCTACCGCAGGTTAGGCATAGGTACGGTGCAGATCATTTTGTTTTCGTACATCGACAATAGCCAGCTTCACACCATATTCACTTGTATCCTCTTACTGTTTGCAGTTTTTttacatgatatatatatatatatatatctttttttatatACATAATCTTAAGCAacctaggtgggacaaccacatatcagtcatAGCTACTATATTGAGGAAAAGGTATTTATCATCTGCCAAGTCAGAGCTAGTCACTGGTGTTGCATGTTGTCAAACTCCTGATCTTCTCTCTTGTATTGTGACCAGGAACAAAGATGCTGAACCATGTGTTAAACATCTGCGAGAAGGATGGCACCTTTGACAACATTTACCTGTAAGTCTATAATGAAGGATCTGTGTTCTGCGTCTTAAGGCGCTTACAGATGTGCCACTGTAAACGGCAATCGAACCACAAGAGACTCTGCCTACCGTATGTAGAGACCAGCGCTTCCAGTTGTCAGCTTGAATGTTGTCATTAAAACATTGTTTGATTGGTTGACAACTCCGCTCATTGGTCAACCATGTGCAGCGGCCGCTTAAGACTTAAAGCTAATTGTCGTATTTTGGCGTCTCGAGTGCCAAGCCAACAGCTCCGCTCACGGGAACGTGGACCACAAACCACAGCGCTAGCAAAACTGCCTGCGATTTGCCACCCTACCCATGGAAGTTTACCTTTGGTGCTTAGTCTGTAAGCTCTTTACTGTGCATCCCAGTATATCTAAATGGGCTCTTCTCATGTCCGTTCACTGTGTTGATGTGAAAGAACTGGACAGGTGAAAGCAATTGCCTGGTATGGGCATACTATACACCATATTGCTTTCACCATTTCTCTGTTTTCACATCAGTGCAGATGGAGGAAAAGCCCTGCTATTGAGATGCATCCTCAGTGGTCAGTTGAAAATGTTCGTCATCCCTTACCTCCTAATTCACACGCTTCTATCTGcgttgactcatcacataccctgctgctacagtttattatctatcctgttgcctaggtatatgtacatgtctacctcaattacctcgtacccctgcacatcgattcAATGctcgtaccctgtgtatatatccAAATTATCAtgactcattgtgtatttattccttgtggtATAATTGTTCTATTATTTATCTTCTCTGCATTATTggaaagggcccgtaagtaagcgtTCCGCtgttggtctacacctgtttatgacgcatgtgacaaataaaatgttatttgatttggaTTCATTCTCTCATCTGACAGTCACGTGCAGATCAGCAACGAGTCGGCCATCGACTTCTACCA from Oncorhynchus mykiss isolate Arlee chromosome 15, USDA_OmykA_1.1, whole genome shotgun sequence includes these protein-coding regions:
- the LOC110489676 gene encoding N-alpha-acetyltransferase 50 isoform X1, translating into MKGSRIELGDVTPHNIKQLKRLNQVIFPVSYNDKFYKDVLEVGELAKLAYFNDIAVGAVCCRVDHSQNQKRLYIMTLGCLAPYRRLGIGTKMLNHVLNICEKDGTFDNIYLHVQISNESAIDFYQKFGFEIIETKKNYYKRIEPADAHVLQKSLRSPCAPPGEELQKTE
- the LOC110489676 gene encoding N-alpha-acetyltransferase 50 isoform X2; amino-acid sequence: MKGRIELGDVTPHNIKQLKRLNQVIFPVSYNDKFYKDVLEVGELAKLAYFNDIAVGAVCCRVDHSQNQKRLYIMTLGCLAPYRRLGIGTKMLNHVLNICEKDGTFDNIYLHVQISNESAIDFYQKFGFEIIETKKNYYKRIEPADAHVLQKSLRSPCAPPGEELQKTE